AGCAGCAACAAAGAAGCAAGCTGGTGAGCCTTACTCAGTAGATGCTGCAAGAGCTAAATTGTTTGCTGCGGAAGTTGCGATGGAAGTTACAACTAAAGCAGTACAAATCTTTGGAGGGTATGGATATACTAAGGAATATCCAGTAGAAAGAATGATGAGAGATGCTAAGATATGCGAAATCTATGAAGGAACTTCAGAAGTTCAAAAGATGGTTATCGCTGGAAGCATTTTAAGATAGGAGGACTTTTATAATGAATATAGTAGTTTGTGTAAAACAAGTTCCAGATACCACAGCAGTAAAAATAGATCCTAAAACTGGTACATTAATAAGAGATGGTGTTCCATCAATAATGAACCCAGAGGATAAACATGCTTTAGAAGGTGCGTTACAATTAAAAGAACAAGTTGGAGGAAAAGTTACTGTAGTTAGTATGGGACTTCCAATGGCTAAAGCAGTTTTAAGAGAAGCATTATGTATGGGAGCCGATGAAGCTATCCTATTAACAGATAGAGCTATGGGAGGAGCTGATACTTTAGCTACTTCAAAAGCAATAGCTGGTGTAATAGCAAAATTAGATTATGATTTAGTATTTGCTGGAAGACAAGCGATTGATGGAGATACTGCACAAGTTGGTCCAGAAATAGCTGAACATTTAAATATTCCTCAAGTAACTTATGTTCAAGATGTTAAAGTTGAAGAGAAATCATTAATTGTAAGCAGAGCATTAGAAGACGGACATCAAGTAATTGAAGTTAAAACTCCATGTTTATTAACTGCAATCGAAGAATTAAATGAAACAAGATATATGAATGTTGCAAAAATCTTCGAAACTTCTGATGATGAAATCAAAGTTATGAGTGCAGCTGATATAGATGTAGATGTAGCTGAATTAGGACTTAAAGGTTCACCTACAAAGGTTAAGAAGTCAATGACTAAAGAAGTTAAGGGCGCAGGAGAAATCGTAAGAGAAGCACCTAAAAATGCAGCATACTATGTTGTAGGAAAATTAAAAGAAAAACACTACATCTAAGCAGACATCCAAAATCTATGATTTGGTTATGGTCGCTTACTCATTCTACGTAGGAGAAGGAGTTTCATATATAAAAAATAGGAGGGTAATTTATTATGAATATAGCAGATTACAAAGGCGTTTGGGTCTTTGCTGAACAAAGAGAAGGCCAATTGCAAAAAGTATCTTTAGAACTACTTGGTGAAGGTAGAAGAATTGCTGATGAATTAGGAGTAAAGTTAACAGCTTTATTACTTGGAAATAATATAGAGACACTCGCTAAAACTTTAGCAGAACATGGTGCAGATGAAGTTTTAGTTGCTGATGATAAAAACTTAGAACATTATACAACTGAAGGTTACACTAAAGTTATTTGTGACTTAGCAACTGAAAGAAAACCTGGAATCTTATTTGTAGGAGCTACTTTTATTGGAAGAGATTTAGGTCCAAGAATAGCTGCTAGATTATCTACTGGATTAACTGCTGATTGTACATCATTAGATGTAGATGTTACAAATGGAGATCTTTTAGCAACAAGACCAGCCTTTGGTGGTAACTTAATGGCTACAATTGCATGTCCAGACCATAGACCACAAATGGCTACAGTAAGACCAGGAGTATTTGCCAAAATTACTACTGATCCATCTAAATGTAACATTGAAAAAGTTAATGTTACATTAGATGATTCAGATATTAGAACAAAAGTATTAGAAACAATTAAGTCAAAGAAAGATATCGTTGATATAGCTGAAGCTGATTTTATAGTTGCTGGAGGTAGAGGAGTTGGAAATAAAGAAAACTTTACACTACTTAAAGAACTAGCTGATGCTTT
The window above is part of the Clostridium saccharoperbutylacetonicum N1-4(HMT) genome. Proteins encoded here:
- a CDS encoding electron transfer flavoprotein subunit alpha/FixB family protein, which encodes MNIADYKGVWVFAEQREGQLQKVSLELLGEGRRIADELGVKLTALLLGNNIETLAKTLAEHGADEVLVADDKNLEHYTTEGYTKVICDLATERKPGILFVGATFIGRDLGPRIAARLSTGLTADCTSLDVDVTNGDLLATRPAFGGNLMATIACPDHRPQMATVRPGVFAKITTDPSKCNIEKVNVTLDDSDIRTKVLETIKSKKDIVDIAEADFIVAGGRGVGNKENFTLLKELADALGGTVAGSRAAVEKGWIDGAYQVGQTGKTVKPQIYIACGISGAIQHVAGMQDSELIIAVNKDDSAPIMKIADYAIVGDLTKVVPELIAQVKEIKSAE
- a CDS encoding electron transfer flavoprotein subunit beta/FixA family protein: MNIVVCVKQVPDTTAVKIDPKTGTLIRDGVPSIMNPEDKHALEGALQLKEQVGGKVTVVSMGLPMAKAVLREALCMGADEAILLTDRAMGGADTLATSKAIAGVIAKLDYDLVFAGRQAIDGDTAQVGPEIAEHLNIPQVTYVQDVKVEEKSLIVSRALEDGHQVIEVKTPCLLTAIEELNETRYMNVAKIFETSDDEIKVMSAADIDVDVAELGLKGSPTKVKKSMTKEVKGAGEIVREAPKNAAYYVVGKLKEKHYI